In bacterium BMS3Abin02, the sequence GAAACCCATCACCTCTCCCCAGGCGAAGTCGTCGAGATGGGGCGGGTCGACACCGGACCGTCGGTATGCGACCTGGAACGCCTTGAATCCCTCTCGAGACGACCGGGCATAGGCCTCGAGAATCTTCGCGGTCTCGCTACTGCGGCACACCGCCGCATAGCGGGGCAGGTCGAGCCGGTCGAACAACTCGGCGGCGGCCTCGAGCGCCCGACTGTGCAGACCGGAGGGACCCGACCACTTCGTCGGCAGCTCATACCAGGCGAAGCGCAGTAGCCCGGCCAGGTCGATGACCTCGACACCCTCACCGGCGGTGAGCCACTCCACCACGGATTCCGCAGTGCGCGCAAGATCGGAATCAACCGCCTTCAGCTCCGCCAGCGCTTGCTGCAGTGAGTCGTCTTTCATGGGCCTCGGCAAGCCTACCGGAGGAGTTCAAGAGTTCTCCGTCCGGTCGAAGCAGCGCAAACGCTGGAAATGATGTCCGCGGCGGGTAGAAACCGTGGAAGACTTCCTCGGACCCATCGTGAGGTAGGCAGTGACCGAGTATCTCGAACCAGACGAACCAAGAGAGACAGCCCTACGCGCGACCATCGACGACCTCGCGGCGGCGGTGCTGCGGGGCGACACCAACGAAGAGGAACTCGTCGCTGCCATGGAAGCAGTGCGCCAGGTCCCGATCGACACAAGTCGAATGCTGAACGCACTTCATATTCCCGGCGACGCCGGTGAGCACGAGGCCGCCCTCCGCGCCCTGTTGGAGCGTATCTCCGACGGCTGGGGACGGTGGATCCAGTGTGGACCGGGCTGGTACCCGATCCTCGCTCGACTGGAGGAACAGCTCCGGCAGATCGATCCCGAGTACCGGGTCCACCAGATCAAGGAGAAGTTCGGCACGCTCCGCTTCTACTGGGAAGGGCGTGACTACAACACCGGCGAGGCGACGGTGGTCGACGCCGAGGCCGAGTCGGCACGGACCTGCGAACTGTGTGGAAGCCCCGGCCACCTGAGGACCAGGAACTCGTGGCTACGGACGCTCTGTGACGACTGTGCCCGCTCCGAGGGGTACGAGGACCTGTCCCGAGGCGAGGATGGGTGACGGGGCGATCAGGACCCTGAGATACCGACGCCGCTCATCCGTCGGAGTGGGACCTCCTCACCTCCCGTGGCAGTGCTTGTACTTGAGGCCTGATCCGCACGGGCACCGCTCATTCCGCCCGACCTTCGTACTAGCTTCCTTGGGACGAGCGACCAGCTTGGAAGCCAACTCGACTCGCCGCTCCCGAGCCTCGATCTCGGCCTCTGCAAGTCGCAGTCGCTTGGTCCACCTCCTGAGCCGCTCCTCGGCTGCGTCGAGACCACGCTCACGCGTCGCTATCTGTGCCTCCCGGGCTGCGAGCTGTTCTTCGGCTAGGCCCGCGAACACGAGAGTCTGATCCCCGGTTGGCTCACCGAACGCGCCCATCAGCTCGTGCTCGATGAGCGCCACGATCGCTCGACCCATCGAGATCCCAGCTGCATCGCAGTAGCGCTTCCAGGTGAACCACTTCGCCGAGGTCACCGGCATTCTGACCATCCGAAACGTCTCGTCCTGGTTGAGTCCCGCGAGCAGCTTGCGGTCAATCCTCGCCAGGGTGCCACGGTCGAGATCCATCACCGCCTCCGATGTCTACATGTAGGCATGGGCAACTATGTTGCATGTGCGTGTGGTGTTGAAAGATGACATGTGAGGGACCCCCTCCGGCTCGTGCACACTGATGGTGTGCGGTAGGCCCCTCGAGGGGGCGGAGCTTTCGAAGGAGGCCCCTGATGGTGATCCTAGGCGGTTTGGATGTGCATCGGGCTCAGATCACGTATGACTATTTGGATACGGTGACGTTGCGGGGTCGTAAGAAGCGGGCCAAGACGGATCGGGCCGATGCCCGTCACCTCCGCCAGTTGTTGGTCGATGAGCGGTTGCCGGAGTCGTGGATCGCCCCGTAACATGTGCTCGAGATCCGGATCAAGTTACGGGCCTATGTGGCACGGTCGGGCCCATCTTGATGGTGCCGACCTGTCTGCGGCGGGCGCCAATCGATCGAGGTGGCGTTACGGATCATCGACGCCCTCGGTGTCGAAGCCGACCAGCTACGAGCCGAACTCAGAGCGTTTGCCCGCCGCCAGCCGGGGTGCCGAGCCTTGGTCGATGAACTGTACGGGGTGGGTGAGCTCACCGCGGCGATCATCTGGGCCGAGATGGGTGACACTCGCCGGTTCTCGTCGTCGAGTCAGGCGGTGCGTCACACCGGGATCGATATCACGGTGTGGTCTTCGGATGGGAAACGCTCCCGGGGGCGTCTCGCTCGGCAAGGACCCCCGGCGTTGCGGTGGGCGCTGTTCGAAGCCGCCCTATGCGCCTCCCGCACCAGCTCGCCGGATCATCGCTACTTCCTCGACGTCAAAGAGCGTCTCGGGGCGAAGCGAGCGTATCTGTCGGTGGCCCGCAAGCTGGCCCGCCGGGTCCATCACATCCTACGCTCGCTCGGTGACGCCGCGTTCGAACAGGTCGCCTGACCGATACCTGTGACGCGCCCAGACCCACTACTTCATCTGATGTCGTGCAGCCAGCTCCAGGTAACCCGTGTCACCCCGGACGTTGGGCCGGTGGTCCTGGACAGATCGAGCGGCTGCACTCCTCGAGGCGGGATATACCCAATCCATCATCATGTCGCCGAACCCGACCGGTTCGAGCACCCAGATAAGGCAGGGCACCCGCGCGCCACACCATCGGGATCGAACCAAGGAGAAACCCGATGAGATGACCAACCACCGACGCGGACCTCAACCACCGATCCTTCGGTGTGTCAGCCACGCGCCAAGAACATCGACTTGCACCCGCAGGCCCCTCACAGATAAGGGTTGAATTGCATGATCGAGTCATGGACAACCTCGACCGGCTTCTGAGCGTGGGCGAACTCGCCGCATATCTCGACATTCCCGTCGCGACTCTCTACGCCTGGCGGTACCGAAGCCAAGGTCCACCCGGTTTTCGCGTCGGACGACACATCCGGTACCGCCGGAGCGACATCGAAGCATGGATCGACGAACAGCTGAAAGACTCGAGCGACGACGGAGGGTTGGTGTCACAGCCTCGAGGTAGGGTCGGATCTCGCAGAGATCGCTAGAAGGAGGGGCTGATGGTCACCGTTGCCCGTAGAAACCAGTGCTACCGGCGGGGAGCGGTCTGATGCGCGGCTCGATCCAGCATCGGCCTGACCGCCCGGCGCCTTGGCGGGCCCGCTACCGGGGACCCGACGGCCGTCAGCATTCGCGCAGCTTCGACCGCAAGATCGATGCCGAACGGTGGCTCCGTGCCGCCCTGGCGAAGGTCGACCGAGGAGAGTGGGTCGATCCCGAACACGGACACATCAGCTGGGCCGACTACTCCATCCAGCTCATGGCGGGACGAATCCACCTCGCCGCCCGCACCATCGAGACAGACCGGCGCTGCCACCACCGGGCGACACCGTGGATCGGTGATGTGCCACTGTCCCGGCTCACCCCAGAGCTGCTTCGTCACATGATGTCGGAGCTGACCGCCTCGGCTATGCCGCCGAGACGGTCGCCAAGACGATGCGCTGGGTTCGACTCACCCTCAACCAGGCGGTACGGGACCGGCGCATCCTCTCGTCACCCGCTCAAGGGTTGCGACTCCCCCAGCTTCGCCGCTCAGACATGCGCATCCTCGACGCAGCCGGGGTAGACGCACTCGCCGACGCCCTGCCGGAGCGCTACGGGTCGCTGGCGATCGTGGCTGCCTATACAGGGCTGCGTTGGGGTGAACCGGCGGGTCTGCGGGTCGCCGATGTGGATATGCTGCGTCGACGGCTCACCGTCCACACCTCCCTCATCGAAGCATCCGGCCAACCCCCGAAGCTGGGCACACCCAAATCGTCAGCCTCGGAACGGACCATCACCCTCCCCCAGATCGTCATCGAAACCCTCGCCTCCCATCTCGAACAGCACCCACCGGCCGACGGCATCATCTGGACCACAGAACAGGGTGCGTTCCTGCGACGAGGATCCTTCGGGAGGATCTGGCGACGAGCAGTCGCCGAATCGGTCGGTGCTCCGTGTCGGATCCACGACCTGCGCCACACCCACGCTGCCTGGCTCATCGCCGCCGGAGAACACCCGAAGGCCATCCAAACCCGGCTCGGGCACTCCTCGATACAGGTCACCATCGACCGTTACGGGCACCTCATGGACGGACTCGACAACCAAACCGCCGACCGTCTCGACGCCATCGCCCAAACCGCCCGTGGCCCACACGTGGCCCAAACCCCACCCGCCATCGGGCTGTAGACAAACAGAAACCCCCGCCGAGCAGGGGTCTCGCGTGGTAGCCCCGACCAGATTCGAACTGGCGTTACCGGCTTGAAAGGCCGGCGTCCTAGGCCGCTGGACGACGGGGCCGCAACGACGCATGGATGATAGGCGACCGGAGGCGACCCGCCAGTCGGCGGGCCCGCCCGACCTTCGCGACCGTGAGAGGTTCAAAGCCGTCCCGCGTCGATGATCCTCTCGAGGAACTGCTGGGTCCTCGTCGCCTTCGGATCGGTGAAGATCTCCTCCGGCGGCGCCTGCTCCAAGATACGGCCGCCGTCGAGGAAGCAGACCTGATCGGCGATCTCACGGGCGAAGCCCATCTCGTGCGTCGCGATGAGCATCGTCATGCCCGAAGCCTTCAGATCGCGGATCACGCCGAGGACCTCACCGACGAGTTCGGGGTCGAGCGCCGACGTCACCTCGTCGAAGAGCATGAGATCCGGCTGCATCGCCAGCGCCCGGACGATGGCGGCACGCTGCTGCTGGCCACCGGAGAGGCGATCCGGATACTCCGATGCCTTGTCGGCAAGACCGAAACGTTCGAGCAGCGTCATCGCCACGTCCTCCGCCTCCTCGTCGCCCGCGTCGAGAGCCTTGCGAGGTCCGAGGGTGATGTTGCCGAGCACCGTCATGTGCGGGAAGAGATTGAATGACTGGAACACGATCCCGATGTGCCGTCGCACGTCGTTCGGATTCACTCCCCTCTTCGTCGTCACCTTGCCGTCGAGCAAGATCCTGCCTGCGTCGATCGGCTCGAGAAGATTCACACACTTGAGCAGGGTCGACTTGCCGGAACCCGAAGATCCGATCAGACAGAACACCTCGTGTTCGCCGACCTGAAGATCTATGTCGTCGAGAACGAGGAGGTCCCCGAACGACTTGCGGACCTTCTCGAGCATGAGTTTCGGCATCGCCGTCATACGAGCATCCCACTCGATCGCCGCCGGCGATCGCGGTCCGAGTACCAGTCGGTGAACCGTGCAAGGGGAACACTCACTGCGAGAAACAGCAGCGCCGCCGCGACGAGCCCCGTATTGTTGAAGTTCAGCGCCGCATAGATCTGCGCTTCGCGCACTGCCTCCCGTGCCCCGAGGATGCTCACCAGGGCAACATCCTTCTGGAGGCTGACGAAACCGTTGAGCAGCGGCGGAATGACGTTCCGCACCGCCTGAGGCAGCACGACATACCGCATCGCCTGACCTTGGCTGAGCGCGAGCGACCTTGCCGCCGCACGCTGGCTCGGATGCACCGACTCGATGCCCGCGCGGTACACCTCCGCGGTGTACGCGCTGTAAGAGATGACGAGTGACGCAACGGCCCAGAACACCGGGCTGGACGGCACCCCGTGGAGACCGAGGGCGGGGACACCGAAGCCGAGCAGCAGGAGGAGGAGCAACAGAGGGATGCCACGGATCAGATCGGTGTATCCGACGGCAAGAATCCGCAGGGGGAAGAACACCGGCCCTTGAAGACTTCGCGTCACCGCGATGATCAACGAGATGACGAGGATCAGGACTTCGGCGACGAGGAACATCTTCACGTCGAGCCAGAAGCCGGCGAGCACGTCCGGCCACACCTGGGCGAAATGGGCGCCCGAGAAGAACTGCTTCTGGACTTTCGGCCACGTCGGAGAGCTCAGGACCGCCCAGAC encodes:
- a CDS encoding transposase IS116/IS110/IS902 family protein — protein: MALRIIDALGVEADQLRAELRAFARRQPGCRALVDELYGVGELTAAIIWAEMGDTRRFSSSSQAVRHTGIDITVWSSDGKRSRGRLARQGPPALRWALFEAALCASRTSSPDHRYFLDVKERLGAKRAYLSVARKLARRVHHILRSLGDAAFEQVA
- a CDS encoding helix-turn-helix domain protein; translation: MDNLDRLLSVGELAAYLDIPVATLYAWRYRSQGPPGFRVGRHIRYRRSDIEAWIDEQLKDSSDDGGLVSQPRGRVGSRRDR
- a CDS encoding putative prophage phiRv2 integrase, with translation MRILDAAGVDALADALPERYGSLAIVAAYTGLRWGEPAGLRVADVDMLRRRLTVHTSLIEASGQPPKLGTPKSSASERTITLPQIVIETLASHLEQHPPADGIIWTTEQGAFLRRGSFGRIWRRAVAESVGAPCRIHDLRHTHAAWLIAAGEHPKAIQTRLGHSSIQVTIDRYGHLMDGLDNQTADRLDAIAQTARGPHVAQTPPAIGL
- the glnQ_2 gene encoding glutamine transport ATP-binding protein GlnQ, with product MTAMPKLMLEKVRKSFGDLLVLDDIDLQVGEHEVFCLIGSSGSGKSTLLKCVNLLEPIDAGRILLDGKVTTKRGVNPNDVRRHIGIVFQSFNLFPHMTVLGNITLGPRKALDAGDEEAEDVAMTLLERFGLADKASEYPDRLSGGQQQRAAIVRALAMQPDLMLFDEVTSALDPELVGEVLGVIRDLKASGMTMLIATHEMGFAREIADQVCFLDGGRILEQAPPEEIFTDPKATRTQQFLERIIDAGRL
- the glnM_1 gene encoding putative glutamine ABC transporter permease protein GlnM, with the protein product MRLFGPPRDVEPTSRGSSRRSLLRRWRDLRAQEGARAALIAMASTVVFFTVVVWAVLSSPTWPKVQKQFFSGAHFAQVWPDVLAGFWLDVKMFLVAEVLILVISLIIAVTRSLQGPVFFPLRILAVGYTDLIRGIPLLLLLLLLGFGVPALGLHGVPSSPVFWAVASLVISYSAYTAEVYRAGIESVHPSQRAAARSLALSQGQAMRYVVLPQAVRNVIPPLLNGFVSLQKDVALVSILGAREAVREAQIYAALNFNNTGLVAAALLFLAVSVPLARFTDWYSDRDRRRRSSGMLV